The genomic DNA ACTGAGCACCAACTCGTCGCTGTGTTTCAGCTTGTGTCAATCAAAATGCTTAGATAACATCTGAATGTGTAGAAGCATTAACATGAGCTGCTAATTGACTGATTTGACCTCCTAACAATATCATCTGTTACAAAGGCAAGGGAGCGTCCTCTGAATCTACATGACTGAAACGTTTAATAACCGATCTCCTCCACAGCTCACGGTGAAATCTCCAGCCCCAATTCATCTGCACTCAAACGATTATCTTCAAGGAACATGATGTCATCCAAAAGTCTAGAAGAACTCACCTCTCAGACAAGTAAAACATTGTTTAATGTGTGTTATTTTACGAACATCATGCCATGTTTGCGCAACAACTGTCTTTTTGCTAAATATGTTTTCTAAAGAAAAATTCTTCTTTAATATGTACATTTTATAAATCTAGTAATAAAACATTTACTAGATCTGCCCAAAGTCCGAGAAACCAGCAAAGCTATGCACCCCTGCAGGAATGTGTAAAGTATTGTGTGTTTTTTCTCTCCTGCGTTTGAACCCTACCagccgcttcgctgcctacggtgATGAAGACCAGTTTTTCTACGCTTGGCCTTCAAAAGAAGGAGGTAAatcttgtattttgattttgacaCCAAACACGTTCcggcttgtttgtttttgaatcATGTTTTTCTCGTTGTTGATGTCAGATGGACAGCGACAGCCTGCTTCAGAAAACTCCCAATAGCTCCATGTCCAACTTGAGTCTCTCTTCAGGAATGGCCTCCTTATCATCTGTAAGTCTACATACGACTGCAGGGTGATGCAATATTTCACATGTCTAGAAGCTATAGCAGCATAACCaaagtgtagcgttgttaatctacataactacaatttaacgctgttgctattcagctttgttgaaccctgagaaagatcaaacaaattggcaatgaaacttatatatatatatatacattcacttccactcagaactaaatgcttctccggatccgctggttctgaacagcattccacacacaccaccatcattcatcacgtctcactccaccttagttccatcagcACTCAGAGTGTTAaatttagtcttgtttaaattgtgtagaaataaatgtcttaactattttaaacctgactctctctctttccttggagttaatacgaagtgtcgcttaatccctgcaataaaaagttccgatcttctggttaaaatattcaaagatccatcagattgatatttcatatttctatggaatctcacattttatggttcataagtaagatgtgaaTGGCCCGTTCTTTACAGGGGATAGTGGCGGAAATACTGTACCGGCCACTTCAATTGCAAATCTACTTGGCTAAATAAATGCATTTAATTTTAAACAAACTACTAAAACTAATTATATTTCATGTGCCTGTCCGTTTTACATTTAGTCCAGTGTGTAAATGTTTGGGTGTATTCTAAAATACTGATGAAAGCAGAAGCACATCTGTGAGCGATCATGATCCAGGATGGGTGTTTTTGTTTCTTCCTGCTGTCACCTGTGAGCAGGTgagcagcagcatgaccagcgtccACACTATAGACTCTGGAGGTGTCGAGGTCCAGGGGACCATCCAGTTTGCAGTCAActacatccagaagactggagaaCTTCAGATCTTTGTGGTACTCTGCAGGGGTCTGGTCATCGCTGACGTCAAAAAGAACCGTTCTGACCCGTGAGAGAGTCTCATTAAATCTATCTTCAACAGGGAAATAAGAACAGAAACAGTTGTCATCCAAATGTTGCAGTTAAAACCAAAGCAGACGTGATTTAAACAGCTGACTCACTTTCTTGACATGCTTAGAATAACTAACCAATCCCGTGTTTTTGCAGGTATGTGAAATGTTACCTGCTTCCTGACAAAACACGCTTGGGCAAGAGGAAAAGTAGCGTTAGAAAGAAGACGGTAAACCCAACTTATAACGAAATCCTCAAAGTGAGAATACATTCTTTAAATCTATCTAAAATAATTGTTGTATACATCTAGGTGTCTCTGCCAGCAGCATTTTAACCCTTTgtgtataaataataataaccTGTAAAGAAAATGTTCTTTGTCTtttctttatgtttatgtttatgcatttagcagacgcttttgtccaaagcgacttacaagtgataatcgacatattgcccttgaggctaacaacaacaataacaacaacaatggagagtagggaacaaggaatggacagtagagagggaggacgggtgcagggagggtgctagaagatgctctctgaagagcagggtcttcaggagtttcttgaaaattaaaaaggaagctgctgttctggtagtgcttggaaggtcattccacatttgtggaacgatgcatgagaaaagtctggattgtcctgagcgtggtgtaggcactgctagcccacGATCCTGTGATGCTCCAGTTCACAGAAACTCctctaaaggtacagaagcaaccAGGTGAAATTAAATTTAGTAGATTATAAAATGTAATAAATTCCATTATAAAACAGGTCAGTTCAGCTGTTAAATCAGGGGTTTTCAACTCCACCGTCTAGTCAAGCTCAAGCCCTGCTTCAGTTGCAAAGGACTTTAAATAAACTGACAGAACTGAAGAAAAATGATCTTTCTAATGTAAAGAAAGCACTTCCTCACCATCTTCTCGTACctgtttgtttttgtagtttaAGGTCACGATGGAGGAGTTGAAAAAGCAAAATCTCAACATCTCCGTGTGGCACAATGACCCTTTAGGGCGGAACAGCTTCCTGGGGGAGGTGGGCCTGGATTTGTCTAAGTGGGACTTCAACAACACAGAACTAAATGAATACATCCTCAAATCCAGGGTAAGATCCTGTTTATGTGTCTGGTGTTTACATGGTTACACACATCCTCCTCTTCCCTCAGGCTTCAGCACAGACCTCAGCATGTCCACGGGACAAAGGACAGATGAGAGTAGGCCTCAGATTTGTCCCACACACGTCCCACAGTGAGCTGAACAACTTTCAGGTTCTCTTTCTCTCATGTTGGTTTTGTTGTCAGTACCTTTAACGTGGTCCTCCTGCTTCCACAGGTAAGGGCAGCTCCAGACCGGAGGCTGGAGAGCTGCTGATCTGGGTGAAGGATTGCAGGAATCTTCCTCCCAGCATCAATCCATTTGTGAAATGGTAGGAAATCTTCATGTTGTGTCATTAAATAGAACAACCATAGTTGCTCGTTATCTTCACACAAGGATCGCTGTTGTGGTTCCTCTCAATATGTCCATTCTCATTCAGAACAGCtgatcctgctctgctcatcaaggTTAGAGTGGAAAGTTTGAGAATCAGTCAGTGGGAATCTGGCAGTTTAGGCTCTGTGCTTTTGCCCCTCAACTCCTGGTGTAGTGATGGGATGTCCTTCCACATCAAAATGTGAACAGTATGAGGAGGATGAGCCAAGCCTGAGGAGAAGGGGCCAAGCTGGTGACCAATATGAGCAGCTGGACAAACAGTGGGACAAATCTATCCAGGTGATGGAGATGGACCATGGACCATGGTAGTGGTGCAGCCAGAATGATCTAGAGGTAGTTTTAGGAAACATCTGCTCCACCTGCACAGATCACAGGGGACATTGTggagtctttctggggcttcaccTTCACTCAGGACCTGAAGGTGGAGCTGAAACTCACCTCCCCACCCCCAAAAGCACAGCAGTGGTCCCAAGTTCATTTTTTATCCATGGATGAAATAGAGAGCAGGAACTGCACACAAAGTATACGTGTACTTTTAAACATTGCAACCCTTGTAAAACATAAAAACTGTAGTTCCTGTTAAATGTTTACTACAACAACCTTGTTTTCACCACTGATGGTTTGATttcagcagcagaagatgagaTTTGATTCTAGAGACTGATAATCTGTCCTGAGTCAAGGAGACACAAATGCAATCAACACATTGGTGGAAAGCTCTAACTTCACTCTCACTGCAGCACCGTCCTCCCTGACATGAGCCAGAAGAGCCGACAGCAAACACGCGTGGTGAAGAACACAGCCAACCCCATGTTCAACCACACCATGGTGTATGACGGCTTCCAGCCTGAGGACCTCAAAGAGACGTGTGTGGAACTCACAGTGTGGGATCACGTCCGACTGAAGAACCACTTCGTAGGTGGTGTGAGACTGGGACCAGGGACAGGTAGGATTTCACTACCAGGTGTTTGTCTTAGCAAATGGTTTAATGTGGGAATATGTGGTGATTAACGGGCATTTGGAGCAGAGCACAGTCACATGTTGTGTCTTATTGCTGTAAAAGATCTTCAGTCACACGTCAACaaaatgtcaaataaatcaacttaaagaggtccttcactgagaatcCATTTTAAAATGATTACTTCTGGTTATAATGagtcactctgaggtttttaagcaggctgaacatgaaaatagtctcctacgcctacctcctgcattagcttctgatagaaaacggacagtgaaactctaggattaaaaaacctgacagatctacatcacactgaacattcatggactcacccatcttgactcacgatggggaatgctgtatttggtttagcatccaggaaacagcagagaacatctcggctaatagaagctaactgttagcgttagcaactccaccacacagcagaactcctccaggcttgtgttatttgtggcgataaaacatcaacgtagcagagcaaacaaagtcagtggtagagtcatgttgctgttagccaatcagaggagagaggtccaaatatcaggaagaaagagtccaaatcctgtcgtctgaagctactttctcctccagcggaatcctctgtgctgaaacaggcttttattccccagagtacgacttataaggcattcattcctactagacgccactgcaaatgtattagaaATATGAGAGAAGGGCCTCTTTAAAGCAGTGTTGATTTTGCTTAAGATATTTAATTTAGTTTAGTCACTTgactaaaaatatttttatttaagtcattgtttagtcatttgtttaattcaCCTTAGCTTTTAGTTGACTAAAATAAAAATAGCCGATGGCAATCATTTTCATCATTGTCTTGTCTTGTTATTTCTTTGGTTAGTAAAATTTATACAAGAGTCAACAAAATAAATTAATATTAACTTAAAACGAATCACAGTGTGGATAACAGAGGTAGAAAACCAGAAAAATTAGACTTTAATGACAAAAACGTGATGCAGCAACCAAAACTTATGAAAGTAGAAAATGTACTAATAGACGATGTACGTGGGTGAACGAGTGAGCCTTGAGCCGGAAGAGTTCAACAGACTCTGCCTTTGTCTGTAAACTCTGGATTTATAGTCCACCCTGCGCCTGGTCCTCTGATTCATCATCATGGACTTCATCAATGACAAAAAGCAGTGATGCAAAAGGAAGCAGTTATCTCCAAACTCTGATTGCCATGTCAGCGCTAAAATCGTGTGCAAATCAAGTTTTGCCTCATGCTAATTCCCACACGTCCTACTGAGCAGATCCTCTGCTGTCTCTGTGCAGGGAGGAGCTACGGAGTGGAGGTGGCTTGGATGGATTCAGCAGCAAACGAAGTGACTTTATGGCACCAAATGTTACGGTCGAACGGCGAATGGGTGGAGGATGTTTTACCGCTGAGGATGTTGGTGATGGCAAAGAGGATGTCAAAGTCCTCCTGAATACAACCAGCTGCCACAACCGGGAGGAGCGCACCAACACACGTTTAAACGGAGCAGCTTCAACAGAGATGACAGTTCATTTGTAAACTTTAATATATGTGAATAAGTAATTAGAAGCAGGGTGGGCTGGAGTTCCCTTAAGATAACAGATTTCTGTTTTACGAGAGTAAAAGAGTAAATTATAAAGTTACAAAATAAATTTCAACTGAAAACATTTTATAAGACTAAAAACTATTAATTTTTCACTCCTGGAAGTCATATTCAGCAAGTTTCCTTTGAAATGTCAAAGATAATTCCTGTTCAGAGAGAAGTCCGTGAACCTTGAATATGttcttgtcgtcgtcttcctccgcttatccgggtccgggtcgtgggggcagcatcccaactagggagctccagaccgtcctctccccggccttgtccaccagctcctctggcaggaccccaaggcgttcccggaccagattggagatgtaacctctccaacgtgtcctgggtcgacctgggggcctcctgccggcaggacatgcccgaaacacctccccggggaggcgtccaggaggcatcctgaccagatgcccaaaccacctcaactgactcctttcgatccggaggagcagcggttctactccgagtccctcccgaatgtccgagctcctcaccctatctctaaggctgagcccggccaccctacggaggaaactcatttcggccgcttgtatccgcgatctcgttctttcggtcattacccaaagctcatgaccataggtgaggattgggacgtagatcgaccggtaaatcgagagcctggctttctggctcagctccctcttcaccacgacagaacggctcagcgtccgcatcactgcagacgctgaaccaatccgcctgtcgatctcccgatccctcctaccctcactcgtgaacaagaccccgagatacttaaactcctccacttgaggtaggacctctcccccgatccagagtcggcaagccgcccttttccggtcgagaaccatggtctcagatttggaggtgctgatcctcattccagccacttcacactcggccgcgaacctacccagcaagagctgaaggtcagagctggatgaagctaggaggaccatccgcaaaaagcagagaagagattctcctgccaccaaactcgacacactccacaccatggctgcgcctagagattctgtccataaaggtaatgaacagaaccttgAAGTAAAGTTCATTAATGTAAAGGTTTAGAACTGTACAAGGAACAAAGCTGGAGAAACTGTGAAAAACAATGTTTGCCATCTGCCTGCTTTTCTGTCTGCCCATTCAACTTAAAGAGTGAAACAGTTCAtcttctccagctcctcctgggggatGTTCTCAGCCCAAAGCAGATACCTAATCCCTGCAGCAGGTTCTCTCCAGACCGAAAGTTGCTGCTGGATTGTCGTAGTGGGGGGTGCTGACGGTTCATTACACCAGCCTGCAATATAACAGCACAGTGCATGCACACCACTGACGTTCCTacactagaggtgtgaatcttcacttgtctacaagattcgattacgattattgggtcaacaatTCAATTTGATTCTATGTcctgatgcatcacgattattttatATGGATTTGGTGCACGAGCGGGcattcgggggccacaaagagggggcccaTGGGCCGGATCTGGCCTGCAggccgcctattgagtaccgctgcCCTAGAGTAATCCATCCCAGGAAGTCTGAGCAGCGTGAACAGACTCTGGATGGAGTGAAGTGCAACAGACCGTCCTGGTTTCATTCTTTTCCTGTGTTTAACATTAGAAACATCATGGCCGCCTCACAACACCCAGAGCGCCTGCCTCTGCAAGCTTTTGACTACCCTGGTGAACATTGCTAGTGGGTTGGACTCAACATCCGCTGAGATCTCAGACTCGGTCTACTCAGTGGAGTAGGGTTTGTCTTGGGCACAAaactgacctttgacccagaATAGATTTGAGTTTGA from Nothobranchius furzeri strain GRZ-AD chromosome 10, NfurGRZ-RIMD1, whole genome shotgun sequence includes the following:
- the sytl2a gene encoding synaptotagmin-like protein 2 isoform X2, with the protein product MEQQGKVESRNHQKLQQETTATMIDLSFLTEEEQESIRAVLKRDADLKRVEEKRIQNLQSTVADKRLLKYLTGEWFYKAKQHRHQDRIHGSDIIRASMRKTNKPLTLLELCNMPPERSSFVSSENRDVIIPPVLSGILEVPEVRTGSDGSQAHSTHEAIHSPQKTVSPSKLRNNPFNQFMDADADKDLRPQAAHGEISSPNSSALKRLSSRNMMSSKSLEELTSQTTASLPTVMKTSFSTLGLQKKEMDSDSLLQKTPNSSMSNLSLSSGMASLSSVSSSMTSVHTIDSGGVEVQGTIQFAVNYIQKTGELQIFVVLCRGLVIADVKKNRSDPYVKCYLLPDKTRLGKRKSSVRKKTVNPTYNEILKFKVTMEELKKQNLNISVWHNDPLGRNSFLGEVGLDLSKWDFNNTELNEYILKSRASAQTSACPRDKGQMRVGLRFVPHTSHSKGSSRPEAGELLIWVKDCRNLPPSINPFVKCTVLPDMSQKSRQQTRVVKNTANPMFNHTMVYDGFQPEDLKETCVELTVWDHVRLKNHFVGGVRLGPGTGRSYGVEVAWMDSAANEVTLWHQMLRSNGEWVEDVLPLRMLVMAKRMSKSS